The proteins below come from a single Mya arenaria isolate MELC-2E11 chromosome 8, ASM2691426v1 genomic window:
- the LOC128244193 gene encoding probable ATP-dependent RNA helicase ddx42 — MGNGGNGEGGNEGGGGGGGGNGVGGNGEGVGGGGNREGGGGGGGGGGNGEGGGNGVVNMGKVVVLGVAVVVVEMEVVERGKVLVVVVMGEENKYIGTLLEEYNDNDNILEKNNDSGTLLEEYNDNDNSLEENNDSGTLLEEYNDNDNILEENNDSGTLLEEYNDNDTQLQEYNDSGTLLEEYNDSGTLLQEYNDNDNILQEYNDSGTLLEEYNDNDNILEENNGSGTLLEEYNDNDTLLQEYNDSGTLLEEYNDNDNILEENNYNQLEENNDNGTLLEENNDNGTF, encoded by the exons ATGGGGAATGGTGGTAATGGGGAAGGTGGTAATgagggtggtggtggtggtggtggtggaaaTGGAGTTGGTGGTAATGGGgaaggtgttggtggtggtggtaatagGGAAGGTGGTG gtggtggtggtggtggtggtggaaaTGGGGAAGGTGGTGGTAATGGGGTGGTGAATATGGGGAAGGTGGTGGTACTTggggtggcggtggtggtggtggaaaTGGAGGTGGTGGAAAGGGGGAAGgttttggtggtggtggtaatgg GAGAG gaaaacaaatacattggCACTCTATTAGAGGaatacaatgacaatgacaatatattagAGAAAAACAATGACAGTGGCACTCTATTAGAGGaatacaatgacaatgacaaTTCATTAGAGGAAAACAATGACAGTGGCACTCTATTAGAGGaatacaatgacaatgacaatatattagAGGAAAACAATGACAGTGGCACTCTATTAGAGGaatacaatgacaatgacaCTCAATTACAGGAATACAATGACAGTGGCACTCTATTAGAGGAATATAATGACAGTGGCACTCTATTACAGGaatacaatgacaatgacaatatattaCAGGAATACAATGACAGTGGCACTCTATTAGAGGaatacaatgacaatgacaatatattagAGGAAAACAATGGCAGTGGCACTCTATTAGAGGaatacaatgacaatgacaCTCTATTACAGGAATACAATGACAGTGGCACTCTATTAGAGGaatacaatgacaatgacaatatattagAGGAAAACAATTACAATCAATTGGAGGAAAACAATGACAATGGCACTCTATTAGAGGAAAACAATGACAATGGCACTTTCTAA